The Manihot esculenta cultivar AM560-2 chromosome 1, M.esculenta_v8, whole genome shotgun sequence genome has a window encoding:
- the LOC110627726 gene encoding probable copper-transporting ATPase HMA5 has product MASKLLALACFRIQSYGDLSPRPRYPSMPKYPKGVADQESNVQGSEAKAVFSVVGMTCAACAASVEKAVKRLPGIREATIDVLNNRAQVLFYPSFVDEETIRETIEDAGFEATLIQDDTNDKSTQVCRIRINGMTCTSCSSTVEQALQAMQGVQRAQVALATEEAEVHYDPKILSYNQLLQAIEDTGFEAILISTGEHMDKIQLKVDGIRTDNSMRMIENSLQALPGVQNIDIDPELNKFSLSYKPEITGPRNFIKVIESTGTGRFKATIFPEGSGGRENHRQEEIKQYYRSFLYSLVFTVPVFLISMVFMYIPGIKHGLDTKIVNMLTVGAILRWVLSTPVQFIIGRRFYTGAYKALRHRSANMDVLIALGTNAAYFYSVYSVLRAATSPDFMGSDFFETGSMLISFILLGKYLEVLAKGKTSEAIAKLMDLAPETATLLTLDDEGNVINEEEIDSRLIQKNDVIKIIPGAKVASDGFVIWGQSHVNESMITGEARPVAKRKGDPVIGGTLNENGVLHIKATKVGSESALSQIVRLVESAQMAKAPVQKFADRISKFFVPLVIILSFSTWLAWFLSGKFHGYPESWIPNSMDSFELALQFGISVMVIACPCALGLATPTAVMVGTGVGASQGVLIKGGQALESAHKVNCIVFDKTGTLTVGKPVVVNTKLFKNMVLRDFYELVAATEVNSEHPLAKAIVEYAKKFREEEENPVWPEAQDFVSITGQGVKAIVRNREIIVGNRSLMLDHNIAIPVDAEEMLAETEEMAQTGILISIDREVTGVLAISDPLKPGAHEVISILKSMKVRSIMVTGDNWGTANSIGSEVGIETVMAETKPEQKAEKVKELQSSGYVVAMVGDGINDSPALVAADVGMAIGAGTDIAIEAADIVLMKSNLEDVITAIDLSRKTFTRIRLNYIWALGYNLLGIPIAAGALFPGTGFRLPPWIAGAAMAASSVSVVVCSLLLKYYKRPKMLENLVIRGITIE; this is encoded by the exons ATGGCCTCCAAGTTACTGGCGTTAGCTTGCTTTCGCATTCAGAGCTATGGGGATTTGTCGCCTAGACCACGTTACCCCTCCATGCCAAAATACCCTAAAGGTGTTGCCGACCAAGAAAGTAATGTGCAGGGGTCGGAGGCCAAGGCCGTGTTTTCTGTCGTTGGAATGACGTGCGCTGCTTGTGCTGCATCCGTTGAGAAAGCTGTCAAACGTCTTCCAGGTATACGCGAGGCTACCATCGATGTCTTGAATAATCGCGCTCAAGTTTTATTCTATCCGAGTTTTGTTGAC GAGGAGACCATTCGTGAGACCATCGAAGATGCGGGATTTGAGGCCACACTGATTCAAGATGATACAAATGATAAATCCACTCAGGTCTGCCGGATACGCATTAATGGAATGACTTGCACTTCTTGCTCCTCCACAGTTGAGCAAGCTCTGCAAGCAATGCAAGGGGTACAGAGAGCTCAAGTGGCCTTAGCAACTGAAGAAGCAGAAGTTCACTATGATCCAAAGATTCTGAGCTACAACCAGCTCTTACAGGCCATAGAGGATACAGGATTTGAAGCCATACTCATCAGTACTGGTGAGCACATGGACAAGATACAGCTTAAAGTTGATGGTATCAGGACAGATAATTCAATGAGAATGATTGAAAATTCTCTACAAGCACTTCCTGGCGTTCAAAATATCGACATAGACCCTGAACTCAACAAGTTTTCTCTTTCTTATAAACCGGAAATTACTGGTCCTAGAAATTTTATCAAAGTGATCGAATCAACTGGGACTGGACGATTCAAGGCAACGATATTTCCTGAAGGATCAGGAGGAAGAGAAAACCATAGACAAGAGGAAATTAAGCAATACTACAGATCATTTCTGTATAGTTTGGTTTTCACAGTTCCTGTATTCTTAATATCCATGGTTTTTATGTACATACCTGGAATTAAGCATGGATTGGACACAAAAATAGTCAATATGCTGACTGTAGGAGCAATTTTGAGATGGGTTCTATCAACTCCAGTGCAGTTCATCATTGGCAGACGGTTTTATACAGGTGCCTACAAAGCATTAAGGCATCGTTCTGCTAACATGGATGTTTTGATTGCCTTAGGAACAAATGCAGCCTACTTCTATTCAGTCTACTCTGTGTTGAGAGCTGCTACTTCTCCAGATTTCATGGGCTCAGATTTCTTTGAGACTGGCTCTATGCTTATATCATTTATTCTTCTTGGTAAGTATCTAGAGGTTTTGGCTAAGGGAAAGACATCTGAGGCTATTGCTAAGCTTATGGACTTGGCACCTGAGACAGCAACATTATTGACTCTAGATGATGAAGGCAATGTGATTAACGAAGAAGAGATTGATAGCCGGTTGATACAAAAGAATGATGTGATTAAAATCATTCCTGGTGCAAAAGTCGCTTCAGATGGTTTTGTTATATGGGGTCAGAGCCATGTCAATGAAAGTATGATAACAGGAGAAGCACGACCAGTGGCAAAGAGGAAAGGTGATCCAGTGATAGGAGGTACTCTGAATGAGAATGGAGTACTGCATATCAAAGCAACTAAGGTTGGATCAGAGAGTGCTCTTTCACAGATTGTTCGTCTTGTTGAGTCAGCACAGATGGCTAAAGCTCCTGTACAGAAATTTGCTGATCGTATTTCCAAGTTCTTTGTGCCTCTG GTCATCATTCTTTCGTTCTCAACTTGGCTTGCCTGGTTTTTGTCTGGAAAATTTCATGGCTATCCAGAATCTTGGATACCGAATTCTATGGACAGCTTTGAGCTTGCTCTCCAATTTGGAATCTCTGTTATGGTGATAGCCTGCCCATGTGCTCTTGGATTAGCAACTCCAACTGCTGTCATGGTTGGTACAGGAGTTGGTGCATCTCAGGGCGTTCTAATCAAAGGTGGCCAAGCATTAGAAAGCGCACACAAG GTGAATTGTATTGTGTTTGACAAGACAGGAACTCTTACAGTTGGAAAGCCAGTGGTTGTTAacacaaaactcttcaaaaatatGGTACTTAGAGATTTTTACGAACTTGTTGCTGCCACTGAG GTAAACAGTGAGCACCCTTTAGCCAAAGCTATCGTAGAGTATGCCAAGAAAttcagagaagaagaagagaacccTGTTTGGCCAGAGGCACAAGATTTTGTCTCTATTACTGGCCAAGGAGTGAAAGCCATTGTCCGCAACAGGGAAATAATAGTAGGAAACAGAAGCTTAATGCTCGATCACAACATTGCCATTCCAGTTGATGCTGAAGAGATGCTTGCAGAAACTGAAGAGATGGCTCAAACTGGGATTTTAATATCTATAGATCGAGAAGTCACTGGAGTACTGGCCATATCTGATCCATTGAAACCTGGGGCACATGAAGTCATTTCCATTCTCAAGTCTATGAAAGTAAGGAGCATAATGGTGACAGGTGACAACTGGGGAACTGCCAATTCCATTGGTAGTGAAGTGGGGATTGAAACTGTCATGGCAGAAACCAAACCTGAGCAGAAAGCGGAGAAAGTGAAGGAGTTACAG TCATCGGGGTATGTAGTGGCAATGGTAGGCGATGGAATAAATGATTCTCCAGCACTTGTAGCAGCAGACGTTGGAATGGCAATTGGTGCAGGCACAGATATTGCTATAGAGGCAGCTGACATAGTTCTGATGAAGAGCAACTTGGAGGATGTGATCACTGCTATAGATCTTTCCAGAAAGACCTTCACCCGTATTCGTCTGAACTACATTTGGGCTCTGGGTTATAATCTACTAGGGATCCCAATAGCAGCTGGGGCACTTTTCCCAGGAACTGGATTCCGTTTACCTCCATGGATTGCTGGAGCTGCCATGGCAGCTTCTTCAGTAAGTGTGGTTGTGTGTTCCCTCCTGTTAAAATATTACAAGAGACCCAAGATGCTCGAAAACCTTGTGATTCGTGGAATAACGATTGAGTAA